A stretch of DNA from Sugiyamaella lignohabitans strain CBS 10342 chromosome B, complete sequence:
ATTTTAGTTTAGACCCTCGCGCCCTTTCTCGTAATGCGAAAGATCATAGTGCTCCGGGTATGTATCTAGGATTTCTTTTAATTCTTCCCGTTGTCTTTTAAGAGGTTCCGTGAGTTCACTGTAAACACCGTTAAAGATCTGGTCAAGACTGggtttttttctcttctcagcagcagccatttcGCTGAGAATTTCACGACGTATCTCTTTACGTGTTTGCTGTTCAAGATCCTCAGACCACCAGTCCTTGAGTTCTAGCCACTTGCGCATTCTTGCAAGTGGATTATCTCGCCTCTTCCAATCCTCCACCTCTGTCTTAGAACGGTATGCAAATGAGTCGTCACTAGTAGAGTGGTGAGAAACTCGATAGGACATAGCTTCAATAAGTACAGGTCTCTGATTTTCAACTGCAAGCTTCCGAGCCTCACGGGTGACTCGatgaacagcagcaagatcATTACCATCGACACGAATAGTATCAATTCCGTATCCTACTCCCCTACTAGCTATACCATCTCCTTTGTACTGTTCAAGAGAAGGCGTGCTAATAGCATAGCCATTATTACGACAGAAAAAGATTACTGGGCAAGCCCTGGTGGCTGCAATGTTTAAAGCAGCATGGAAATCACCCTCAGAGGCTGCGCCTTCTCCGAAATAGCAAATAACACAACCTGAATCCGGCTCATTGTTATCCTTATTTCGAATTTTCAAGGCATAAGCTGCACCAGCGGCATGGGGAATTTGTGTAGCCAAAGGCGAGGAAATAGGATGAATGTTGAACTTTTCGGATTGATAGTGAACAGGCATGTTACGGCCCTGACCATAGTCATCGGCATTAGCATAAAGCTGACTCATGAATTCCTTTAATGTGACACCACGATACAGAATAGCTCCTTGTTCACGATACTGACAGAACATTACATCATGAGgctcaagagcagcagcacttcCAACTGCAGCACCCTCTTCACCGGCACTAACCATGTAAAAACTCAATCTTCCCTGTCTTTGCGCATCGTACATAATGCTATCCATAATACTGACCGTCAGCATATCTCTATACATTTTTAATGATTTCTCCTTATCGAATGGAATTTTGTACTCTGGATCAAGCTGATGACCATCTAAATCTATTAACCGATAGGTTGGCATTGGGGTAGCTTCAGAGGGGTCATTGAAGTTCAGCTGTGTAGTAAATTGACTCCGAATTGATCCAGGAAATACCAGTTCTTTTTGAATGCCTCTTGAGCTCTGAGAAACTGTTCCAGTTCCACCCACAGTTCCAGCTACACCAACCCCTGAGTGTGTAGTAGACGTGGAATTGCTTCGTCTATCAGATGCTAGCGAAACTTTTCCAGTGTGGATTCGTGATACACTCTGGTTAACTTTAACTGGTCTAACTGTTAAAGCTCTGATACCACGAGATCTAATCATCTTAATCCCACTTCTCCCAAAACAAATCATCTTTAAAATACTGAAATATCAAAGGCTCTCAGCAATTCGCCATAAGACTTCAAGACATGGAAAATACGGGCTTTTATACAAACATTTTCTCTCGTCAACTCCACATAGTTATGCACCCCACTTTCATATTGTGGAGAGTCTCCGTACCGTCTACAGCCGAGATTCCTAGCCCTAATCCGGGCTATCTCCGTCAAACTGCCGCAGCCAGGCCACTTATACTTATATACGATGATGACCATGAAAGAAATGTTGATACAACAGAATAGGATGGGACGTGATTAGAACTACGAAATTTGAGACAGGGTCCCACCTTAGAGTTGATGACATCCGTCAGAAAACTTTTCAGGAAACTTATCTATGGCCAGTTCGGTATTGTTAAGAATCATCTATTAATTGAAGAATGCCCGCCTCTAGGATTCGTCCCATTGGCTTATTTTCTATTGGCCCTCATTAGCCACATTATCCGCCTCGAGCACTTGCAATTGGTGCTTTAATTACCTAAGAACTATAATACGTCTCCTAGCCGCAGGTCCTGTAGAACTACTCAGTCAGGATGGAGTAATGTTTAGAGGAGATCCAGTCTAGACCAAGTACTAGATCCATCCGGGCCGTTGCTCGTAATGTGTTGGATTGAgtgattgatttcaaagaaTTTTATTAAACAAAATTCGACGCCTAGACCCtaaacccaaaaaaagatgTATTTCTCGGTATGTCCAAGGAAACTCAATAATTTATTCAAGCATTGGTGCTTAATAATATCACAAAAGTGTAGAGACGGGTCCCGTTGGTACCTTGCACATGTCAAGTTATCTGCGGCCCCAGGCATGCAGTTGTCATGCAGTTAGCTGCCAATGCGGCTATATTTCGATAAATTATATTCCAGTCTTCAATGCACGAGGTCTAGTTTTGATAAGATAATGCACTTCGGGTCTGaagaccaaaaaaatacttttcAGGAGGCACGAaattcatatatatatataaatgaacGGCACCGAGCAGGatgtagcagcagaagacaCCCCCCTGCTGCTAGAAATGGGTGCTTCAACGACCAATATAGACAGTTTGCGACCGGTCAAGCGGTACCTCTATGTATCGCATTTTCTGTCAACATGGAACTCTCGTGCTTTTGAATATGGTGCCGTGCTCTTTCTGGCCGAGATATATCCCGACACATTCACGCCCATGTCGTTATATGCATTATTTGGTTTGCTATCAGCTATAGTCTTTGCTCACAAAGTTGGCAATTATGTGGACAACACCGAGCGGTTGGCGGCTGCGAGATATTCCATTGTCCACCAAAGGCTAGCAGTGGTCCTATCATGTGCTATATTAGCAGTTATGATTCTTATCAAACATGATGAAATTAAGGGTCAGGATGGAATCGAAAATCAGTTAGATACTTCTTTTCTACAGTACCTTCCTTGGCTTTCCCGTTCATTGGCTCTCAATGTGTGTCTCCTCTGTCTAATATTCTTTGCTTGTGTTGAGAGGCTATGTTCTGTCATGAACACACTGGTAGTGGAAAGGGACTGGGTGGTGGTCATTGCTGAAAGTGTACAGTCTGACGTTAATGACGACATTACTCAACAAGAGAAACTGCTTCAAGAGCTCAATTCTCAAATGCGAAGAATTGACTTAACATGCAAGCTAGTAGCTCCACTGGCTATTTCTTTTGTGGACAGCTATCTGACAATCTTGTCATCAGTTATTTCACTATTGATTTTTAACTTAGTGTCAGTTACCATAGAGTATGGTACAATCGCTAAAGTATACAGCGCGGTTCCTAGACTGCAGTTCAAATCTCAAATGATGGATTGTGATATATCACATGAAACTCTACTTGGAGGGGAGGATGAGAATGATGATGGCCATGCCAGTTTAACCccgtcttcttctcagcAGTCTACGTCACTTATATCACAACTCAAGCTGTATTTGAACCATCATATGTTTCTTCCTTCCTTTAGCCTGAGTATCTTGTACTTAACGGTCCTGTCATTTGGTCCTCAGATGATAGCATTCTTATTGTTTCAAGGCTTTGATCCTGCACTAGTCGGGGTGTTGAGAGGTGTATCCACATGCTTGGAAATCTCCGTTACCGCTATCGCTCCAATCCTTATGGGACGTATTGGTGTCATTCGGTCTGGATTGTGGTTTATAAACTTTCAGGTGCTGTGCCTGGCCATTGCATTGGTTTTCACGTGGCCATACCTTAGTGGCATGATGGACGGAGCAGACCATAGTACCGCCTTCTACGGTACGCTGCCATTAGTAATAGGTGTAATATTATCGCGATTTGGCCTGTGGGGATTTGATTTATCTGTGCAAGTGCAAATTCAACAGGGCATCGAGCCTGAAATCAGAGCTAAATTCTCAGCCATGGAATCCTCCTTTCAAAACCTTTTTAATCTGCTTGCATACGTTGCTACAATTGTGTGGTCTCGCCCATCACAATTCAAGTATCCCACCCTCATCTCTCTCGGAGCTGTCACTCTGTCGTCTCTCTTTTATCTTGTTTACGTTCGCAGAGAACGTAAGCATATCTTTCACTTTGACAAACTCTACCATCTCTACGAGCTTGCTGTTGAGTGGTTATAGATATAGCAATAGTATAATCGCCACTAAAAGACTAAAAATATTGGTACTTTCGTTTTTTTTACTACTTGTTTGTAAGCTTTGTGAATATGTTGTCGCAGTTTGGGCTCTGTCACGATCTCGACATCAATTCCAGAAGTAAAACTAGACTATTATTGATATCCACAGTTGGGCTTCACCCTGTGGAAGCAGAATAGTCCAATACCACTTTATTTTACATCTACTACCTTATGGCTcattatcttatcttttgaattCCCGCTGATCTCTGCATGTTCACATGCAACCCTTAGTTGCATGTGAAGCTAGGGCTGCCGCCCAGTTATTTCTCGGACTCCTCCTTTAAGGTATGATTATTCATACACTCTCGACCCATTGACTCAGAGCGTTAGAGGAAAGATGTTGCAGGCTTAATTATAAATGCATTATAGACTCATGGAATCATAGATAGGTTCCTCTGTTGAATAATATCATACCCTAGATATGGCAGCACGAGGAGATATTATCTGCAAAGATAAACTAATTATATGCATCCTCTCTTGACATGTGCCCGATAATTTCTGACCGACGAATTATACCCATTAGTGAAAACATGCCTTTTAAGGTTGATGTGGGGCAAAGACCCATCAAAATGAGACCCCGCTGATACGACTACAACAACCGCAAAGCCGAGTATATATGCATGTATGTATTATGTATGGACTAATAACAACCAGAGCGGCTCTACTACCAGCTGCAGCGGCCCTGTTCGTAGAATATACCGAGCAGCCTAACCCACTCTGCATAGCTCATCCCCAATTTATCCCGACCTTGCCCAACGACTATACCCCACCCAATTTATCCAGGGTTTCAAAATAATCCACGGATATTTAGCAAGCCGAGAGTTTTTCATATCTGAAAATATAACAAGAATAAGAA
This window harbors:
- the PDA1 gene encoding pyruvate dehydrogenase (acetyl-transferring) subunit E1 alpha (E1 alpha subunit of the pyruvate dehydrogenase (PDH) complex; catalyzes the direct oxidative decarboxylation of pyruvate to acetyl-CoA; phosphorylated; regulated by glucose; GO_component: GO:0043231 - intracellular membrane-bounded organelle [Evidence IEA]; GO_component: GO:0005759 - mitochondrial matrix [Evidence IEA]; GO_component: GO:0042645 - mitochondrial nucleoid [Evidence IDA] [PMID 15692048]; GO_component: GO:0005967 - mitochondrial pyruvate dehydrogenase complex [Evidence IDA] [PMID 2007123]; GO_component: GO:0005739 - mitochondrion [Evidence IEA]; GO_component: GO:0005739 - mitochondrion [Evidence IDA] [PMID 14576278]; GO_component: GO:0005739 - mitochondrion [Evidence IDA] [PMID 16823961]; GO_component: GO:0005739 - mitochondrion [Evidence IDA] [PMID 7589446]; GO_function: GO:0016491 - oxidoreductase activity [Evidence IEA]; GO_function: GO:0016624 - oxidoreductase activity, acting on the aldehyde or oxo group of donors, disulfide as acceptor [Evidence IEA]; GO_function: GO:0004739 - pyruvate dehydrogenase (acetyl-transferring) activity [Evidence IEA,IEA]; GO_function: GO:0004739 - pyruvate dehydrogenase (acetyl-transferring) activity [Evidence IMP] [PMID 11589696]; GO_process: GO:0006086 - acetyl-CoA biosynthetic process from pyruvate [Evidence IDA] [PMID 7947791]; GO_process: GO:0006096 - glycolytic process [Evidence IEA,IEA]; GO_process: GO:0008152 - metabolic process [Evidence IEA]; GO_process: GO:0055114 - oxidation-reduction process [Evidence IEA,IEA]; GO_process: GO:0007124 - pseudohyphal growth [Evidence IMP] [PMID 24603354]), which encodes MICFGRSGIKMIRSRGIRALTVRPVKVNQSVSRIHTGKVSLASDRRSNSTSTTHSGVGVAGTVGGTGTVSQSSRGIQKELVFPGSIRSQFTTQLNFNDPSEATPMPTYRLIDLDGHQLDPEYKIPFDKEKSLKMYRDMLTVSIMDSIMYDAQRQGRLSFYMVSAGEEGAAVGSAAALEPHDVMFCQYREQGAILYRGVTLKEFMSQLYANADDYGQGRNMPVHYQSEKFNIHPISSPLATQIPHAAGAAYALKIRNKDNNEPDSGCVICYFGEGAASEGDFHAALNIAATRACPVIFFCRNNGYAISTPSLEQYKGDGIASRGVGYGIDTIRVDGNDLAAVHRVTREARKLAVENQRPVLIEAMSYRVSHHSTSDDSFAYRSKTEVEDWKRRDNPLARMRKWLELKDWWSEDLEQQTRKEIRREILSEMAAAEKRKKPSLDQIFNGVYSELTEPLKRQREELKEILDTYPEHYDLSHYEKGREGLN